The DNA segment CCACAATCACAGCCAGAATCCGAATCGGAGGACGGATCCTCCGGGCTTTGACTACCTTCGCACGCATCGCAACAGGAAACCTGCAGCCCCTGATCCAATTCGCGACTCTGCCCACATCCATGGGTAAGACAACGCGTTGGGCATGCTAGCAAGCACGCGATCAAGCAAAGATGGATAGAAAGTCGGAACATACAAATACGATACCTTAGAAATCTCGTTAGGCCAAGAGTTCTTTTTGATTTGCAGCAAGGCCCGAGGTGAGAGCACAACGCTCGGGAGACACGCTTGCGGCTTCCAGTTCACCCGACAATCGCAAAAAGTATTATCTAAGGCCGCCATGGTTCCGGACTGCCCGGTTTCTTTTGCAGGAATTTGGCATCGACGGTCTTGTACCATGCATGCAACCGTTCTCGCATCTCCTGGACTCGTTCAGGGTGCCGCGAAGCGATGTCGTTCTGTTCACCGACATCTTCCCTCAGATTATATAATTGAACGCTTCCATCCTCGTAGCGTTCAATCAGCTTCCAATCCCCTTCGCGAATGGCTCCTGCGGGGATTCCACCTTGGTTGCTGTAATGCGGATAGTGCCAGAAGAGTGCGGTCCGGTCGAGAGAACCGCCCTTTAGGACGGGCAATAAATCCCGCCCATCAATGGGATGCTGGACCAGAACTCCGGCCGCAGCAGCAACGGTGGGAAACAGGTCAATCGAGCAGATTGGTTCATCGCAAACGGATCCCGCCGTGGTGATTCCGGGATAGCGGATGATCCATGGCTCCCGAATCCCCCCTTCATAAACCCAGCCTTTCCCGCCTCGAAGCGGCAGGTTACTGGTTGGTGAACCTTCACTAGTGGAAAGCCCACCATTGTCGGACGTAAAGATTACGATGGTGTTATCCTCGACCCCTGAAGTTTTCAACTGCTGAAGGACTTTGCCTACAGCTTCATCCATGGCTTCCACCATCGCAGCGTAAACAGCATGTTTCTGTAGAACGCGAACCCTACGCGGTTTGTCTCCGAAGATCTGCTCTTCATCGCCAAACTCTTCCCCCGCGATACTTGCTGCCTTCGCTTTATATTTTTCGACCAAATCGGGACGCCCCATCAATGGCGTGTGGACCGAATAGAAAGAGAGGTACGCAAAGAACGGCTGATCTTTGTTATCGGCAATGAACTTCGCCGTGTCACGAGCCAAACGATCTGGCAGATGATCTCCGGCAGGACTTTCAACTGCCATCTGCGGATTTTCAAAAGGGGCAAAGTAGCGTTTCCCCGTGTAGGGACCGCCGATTCGGTGCCCACCGATGTTCACATCGAAACCGCGATTCTGAGGATAGTACTCCTCCGATTCACCCAGATGCCACTTGCCTGCGAAAAAAGTCGCATACCCTTTCGACTTGACCGCCTGAGCGATCGTCGTCTCTTTCAGCGGCATGTGATCATTTAGCGG comes from the Roseimaritima multifibrata genome and includes:
- a CDS encoding sulfatase encodes the protein MSQDATAAEETRPPNVVVFLVDDLGYMDIGANNENCFYETPNVDALAKSGVRFTDGYAANPVCSPTRYSLMTGKYPTRVDATNFFSGKRGGKFAPAPLNDHMPLKETTIAQAVKSKGYATFFAGKWHLGESEEYYPQNRGFDVNIGGHRIGGPYTGKRYFAPFENPQMAVESPAGDHLPDRLARDTAKFIADNKDQPFFAYLSFYSVHTPLMGRPDLVEKYKAKAASIAGEEFGDEEQIFGDKPRRVRVLQKHAVYAAMVEAMDEAVGKVLQQLKTSGVEDNTIVIFTSDNGGLSTSEGSPTSNLPLRGGKGWVYEGGIREPWIIRYPGITTAGSVCDEPICSIDLFPTVAAAAGVLVQHPIDGRDLLPVLKGGSLDRTALFWHYPHYSNQGGIPAGAIREGDWKLIERYEDGSVQLYNLREDVGEQNDIASRHPERVQEMRERLHAWYKTVDAKFLQKKPGSPEPWRP